A section of the Drosophila sechellia strain sech25 chromosome 3L, ASM438219v1, whole genome shotgun sequence genome encodes:
- the LOC116801157 gene encoding uncharacterized protein LOC116801157, with amino-acid sequence MSSMDNSISIVNKLHLLTKFIEAGQFDESDRKSRKYIGLMIKELADCVLKSVATTPTPTTPINSATYTNPSLIGAPLPLRPPPPYPGPRALVTSNILLRTASPRQTEHPPPDNDEEGLLGFRLRTHDENGATVISENNHNMFGRSRRQCSKCGVIIPLGHSSKSENKLPNKFIEQLKH; translated from the exons ATGAGTTCAATGgataattcaatttcaattgtaaataaattacacCTCTTGACCAAGTTTATAGAGGCCGGCCAATTTGACGAGTCAGACCGTAAGTCGCGCAAATATATTGGTCTGATGATCAAAGAGTTGGCGGACTGCGTTTTGAAATCCGTGGCCACAACACCGACACCGACGACTCCGATCAACAGCGCCACTTACACCAACCCGTCGCTAATTGGAGCTCCACTGCCACTGCGGCCTCCGCCGCCGTACCCTGGTCCTCGTGCACTGGTAACGTCCAACATTTTGTTGCGTACCGCCAGTCCCCGCCAGACCGAACACCCGCCACCGGACAACGACGAGGAAGGACTCCTCGGATTTAGACTCCGGACCCACGATGAGAACGGTGCAACCGTTATATCTGAGAACAACCATAATATGTTTGGGAGGAGCAGACGTCAGTGCAGCAAGTGCGGCGTGATA ATTCCACTTGGGCATTCCAGCAAATCCGAAAACAAGTTGCCGAATAAGTTTATTGAACAATTAAAacattaa
- the LOC6604869 gene encoding trichohyalin has translation MTATARQSATSRKQPAIAMLNGNAFTVKRLLALLIIFTVVDASRSLELGDKCQHDMDCTDFIKGSSCSALGYCECAPYFVQLDSKRCLSSQLLGGDCQLSEQCSMKVANSSCLEGACRCVEGFLQFRKHTCLGPAHPGAVCYSHAHCQMFDTRTHCDFLIPNLFGRCQCTSPAKMVGGLCVAPAADQEDQKQEQAVEKVEQPASSTTTTTTTTTTPRPTTRTTRRTTTSTTPAPTTTTRRTTTTTTTTTPAPILLEDELPASVEEQSLEEDDGETTKLRPEVVEVDNGEKLEAVDLAHEETELTQQQNQLDEQQHQEEEQKHQEEEQHRIEQQQNQEEEQQQQHQQILPQASDAEPSQFSQDATTGVQQLLTPADVPTEDAINAEQETEAGPTEDYPYKIDEEYTEEHNDKPEAPELTVDQPEHEESPVAPEIVPIEADEEAAEASGGQEIASSPIDDTMKFDYETSVDEVEPAKPEDERETEAVHQATNEGVVPIDTESETDAESSTEPQIQTQLLQEDGEPETSQTVADEELIPVNEAEMESVTKAADEAEEIPEEETPEDLASGDHELDVAVPSQDDEVEPPKQEEPTEALKIEKPAQVESESQNVDEVGKPEEPQTEMEIEKEKEETPATEAAEVELPATEAKPDMESEIDQVEQSADIKPTSGEDDLNEANQLNQDQVTEQAALEQEEIEEKEPEQVVDMHQDADEATTEKPVQDRDQEEVEAITEAEHGQLTYPTNDDELAPVEIEPELTTEEPEIAENTTELTEQQQQQQDEEEIAEAALAHEEQLQQVEPEENANAIKTPEVSEAIAEPQADLETPSATEKEIEPQTADHVEEEPVAITERIQEAEPEPEIEPTNDEVSQVDADQAELELPIKSDTDISEEAAEEPARTEVAPEVETETEASESAQTSPEISVEQDEVAIDKNENDNIIQGAEPNEEKELIPEPQPMPEEEELPVQEEASAVPEEQKLAKPEMDYTSVEHLQELSQPEETTAAIEAEESYSHESTLAPEAPDAPIAIVSEERDPEHDPQNFHESESIADILSDLMLDGDSTVPPVPFGQQPAQTVPMVEANSENEEEQAHEAISDLQAEADETQDHAEQVQPFNEPGTAIPELFAEAAKDEEDVPVPESDEAKTEPPIALEEEQPIPSEGEQTPVEEKHQADEEEHQQDQEEHQQDEEEPLTEVETESLPEEATTEKFQEPEPEEANTPLPEELPFDLTDHSDVSRFNELQSESLILESTTNIDGLQELDNNHIEEEEPAAHAIPHEEATPNPADIVEITTQTMLGLASRVTLMEPAAPVVTTLMPLMTADEPTPEPVSPAAIPSTSLAAIKPGSELRKRVDLGLESVSLGLACSSDRQCQLADPHTVCNRRGVCDCAAGEEGSQCSAERTGCSPGTFQCRSSGVCISWFFVCDGRADCNDASDEECTHNARLNQTCPTESFRCQRSGRCISRAALCDGRRQCPHGEDELGCDGSVKGGNACPEHTFRCGSGECLPEYEYCNAIVSCKDGSDEPPHLCGSRALPNLFMRLIEAGGLLGGGRREADAYCPHRCSNGLCRSTAIVCSGRDGCGDGTDEQTCAVCRCPAPTAASLPAFLARQRPMPLW, from the exons ATGACGGCGACTGCGAGGCAGTCGGCAACATCGAGAAAGCAACCTGCGATCGCAATGCTCAATGGAAACGCTTTTACGGTTAAGCGGCTCTTAGCG CTGCTGATCATCTTCACAGTGGTGGACGCGAGTCGATCCCTGGAGCTGGGCGACAAGTGCCAGCATGACATGGACTGCACGGATTTCATCAagggcagcagctgctccgcCCTCGGATACTGCGAGTGCGCCCCCTACTTCGTCCAGTTGGATTCCAAGCGCTGTTTGTCAT CCCAGCTCCTTGGCGGCGACTGCCAGCTGAGCGAGCAGTGCTCCATGAAGGTGGCCAATAGCAGTTGTCTGGAGGGGGCATGCCGCTGCGTCGAGGGATTCCTGCAGTTCCGCAAGCACACCTGTCTGGGAC CTGCCCATCCTGGTGCCGTTTGCtacagccacgcccactgtcAAATGTTCGACACCCGCACCCACTGTGACTTCCTCATCCCGAATCTCTTCGGTCGCTGCCAGTGCACAAGTCCAGCCAAAATGGTGGGTGGTCTCTGTGTGGCCCCGGCGGCGGATCAGGAGGATCAGAAGCAGGAACAGGCCGTCGAGAAGGTAGAGCAGCCAGCTAGCAGTACCACTACcacgacgacaacaacaaccactcCTAGGCCCACAACTAGAACCACGAGAAGAACAACGACGTCCACCACTCCAGCCCCAACAACAACCACCAGAAGAACAACAACGACCACAACGACGACAACTCCCGCGCCCATTCTCCTAGAAGATGAGCTGCCCGCCAGCGTGGAGGAGCAATCGCTGGAGGAAGACGATGGTGAGACCACCAAGCTGAGACCCGAGGTCGTTGAGGTTGATAATGGTGAAAAATTGGAGGCTGTGGACCTGGCTCATGAGGAAACCGAACTGACACAGCAGCAAAATCAATTAGatgagcagcaacatcaggAGGAGGAACAGAAACATCAAGAGGAGGAACAGCATAGGattgagcagcagcagaaccaagaggaggagcagcagcagcagcatcagcagatCTTACCCCAGGCAAGCGACGCAGAGCCTTCTCAATTCTCACAAGATGCCACCACTGGAGTCCAACAGCTGCTCACACCCGCAGATGTACCAACCGAGGATGCCATTAATGCGGAGCAGGAAACTGAGGCTGGACCCACCGAAGATTACCCATACAAGATCGATGAGGAGTACACGGAGGAGCACAATGACAAGCCAGAAGCTCCAGAACTGACAGTGGATCAACCTGAGCACGAAGAATCCCCTGTAGCACCTGAAATCGTGCCCATCGAAGCGGATGAGGAGGCTGCTGAGGCCTCGGGTGGTCAAGAGATTGCCTCATCGCCCATCGACGATACCATGAAATTCGATTATGAAACCTCAGTGGATGAAGTTGAGCCAGCCAAGCCAGAAGATGAGAGGGAGACGGAGGCAGTACACCAGGCGACTAATGAGGGGGTGGTGCCCATCGATACCGAGAGCGAGACTGATGCAGAGTCTAGCACCGAGCCCCAGATCCAGACGCAGCTGCTGCAGGAGGATGGAGAGCCAGAGACATCACAGACTGTGGCCGATGAAGAACTGATCCCGGTTAATGAAGCTGAAATGGAAAGTGTGACGAAGGCAGCCGACGAGGCCGAGGAGATACCGGAGGAGGAAACACCTGAGGATCTGGCTTCTGGAGATCATGAGCTGGATGTTGCTGTACCCAGCCAAGACGATGAGGTGGAGCCGCCCAAGCAGGAGGAGCCAACAGAAGCGTTGAAGATCGAAAAGCCAGCCCAGGTGGAGAGTGAAAGCCAAAACGTCGACGAGGTGGGAAAACCAGAGGAGCCACAGACCGAAATGGaaatagaaaaagaaaaagaagaaacgCCAGCGACCGAAGCCGCAGAAGTGGAGCTGCCGGCCACAGAAGCCAAACCAGATATGGAATCCGAGATCGATCAGGTGGAACAAAGCGCCGACATCAAGCCGACAAGTGGCGAAGATGATTTAAATGAAGCCAATCAATTAAATCAAGACCAAGTCACCGAGCAAGCCGCTCTCGAGCAGGAGGAGATCGAAGAAAAAGAGCCCGAGCAGGTGGTGGATATGCATCAAGATGCAGATGAAGCCACAACGGAGAAACCAGTCCAAGATCGCGAccaggaggaggtggaggcaATCACCGAAGCGGAGCACGGACAATTGACATACCCAACAAATGATGATGAATTGGCGCCAGTGGAAATAGAACCAGAGCTGACCACAGAGGAACCAGAAATCGCTGAGAATACCACCGAGCTGAccgagcaacagcagcagcagcaggatgaGGAGGAGATTGCAGAGGCGGCACTTGCGCATGAGGAGCAGTTGCAGCAGGTGGAGCCCgaggaaaatgcaaatgcaattaagACGCCCGAAGTGTCGGAAGCAATTGCAGAGCCCCAGGCGGATCTGGAAACCCCGTCAGCCACCGAGAAGGAGATCGAACCACAGACAGCGGACCATGTCGAGGAGGAGCCAGTGGCGATAACCGAGCGCATTCAAGAGGCAGAGCCAGAGCCAGAAATTGAGCCCACTAATGACGAGGTGTCGCAGGTGGATGCGGACCAGGCCGAGCTAGAGCTGCCAATTAAGAGCGATACCGACATCTCGGAGGAAGCCGCCGAGGAACCTGCTCGGACGGAGGTTGCTCCCGAAGTGGAAACGGAAACCGAGGCCAGTGAAAGTGCTCAGACATCTCCAGAGATTAGCGTAGAGCAAGACGAAGTTGCGATCGATAAAAACGAGAACGACAACATTATCCAGGGAGCCGAACCCAATGAAGAGAAGGAACTAATCCCGGAACCACAACCTATGCCTGAAGAGGAGGAATTGCCAGTGCAAGAGGAAGCATCAGCTGTTCCGGAGGAACAGAAGTTGGCCAAGCCAGAAATGGACTATACCAGCGTGGAGCATCTGCAGGAACTTTCCCAGCCAGAAGAAACGACTGCTGCTATTGAAGCGGAAGAATCTTACTCTCATGAGTCCACTTTGGCTCCAGAGGCTCCAGATGCACCTATAGCCATTGTGAGCGAGGAACGCGATCCCGAACATGATCCTCAGAACTTCCATGAGAGCGAGAGCATTGCCGATATCCTCAGCGACTTGATGTTGGACGGTGACAGCACTGTGCCCCCTGTTCCATTTGGTCAGCAGCCCGCCCAAACGGTTCCCATGGTGGAGGCCAACTCGGAGAACGAGGAGGAGCAAGCACATGAAGCCATTTCGGATCTCCAGGCTGAAGCCGATGAGACCCAGGATCATGCCGAGCAAGTGCAACCCTTTAACGAGCCAGGAACTGCTATTCCCGAACTGTTTGCAGAGGCAGCTAAGGATGAAGAAGATGTCCCAGTCCCAGAATCTGATGAAGCGAAAACCGAACCACCAATCGCTCTAGAGGAGGAGCAGCCCATCCCCAGTGAAGGAGAGCAAACGCCTGTGGAAGAGAAGCACCAGGCTGATGAAGAGGAGCACCAACAGGATCAAGAGGAACATCAGCAGGATGAGGAGGAGCCCCTTACGGAAGTAGAAACGGAATCCCTGCCAGAAGAAGCCACCACAGAAAAGTTCCAGGAGCCCGAGCCCGAAGAAGCTAACACTCCGTTGCCCGAGGAACTGCCCTTCGATCTTACAGATCACTCCGATGTGAGCCGCTTCAATGAGCTGCAATCCGAAAGTCTAATTCTGGAATCCACCACCAACATCGATGGTCTGCAGGAGCTGGACAACAACCATATTGAGGAAGAGGAGCCAGCAGCTCATGCCATTCCACATGAGGAGGCCACACCCAATCCCGCTGACATTGTGGAGATCACCACCCAGACCATGTTGGGCCTGGCCAGTCGTGTGACCCTTATGGAGCCCGCTGCTCCTGTCGTGACCACGCTAATGCCCCTGATGACCGCCGATGAACCCACGCCGGAACCCGTTTCTCCAGCAGCCATTCCTTCCACCTCTCTGGCTGCCATCAAACCTGGTTCAGAGTTGCGCAAGCGCGTGGATTTGGGCCTCGAATCAGTTTCCCTGGGATTGGCCTGCAGCAGCGATCGTCAGTGCCAGTTGGCTGATCCCCACACCGTGTGCAATAGACGAGGAGTCTGCGATTGCGCTGCCGGAGAAGAGGGATCGCAGTGCAGCGCCGAGAGAACCGGATGCAGTCCGGGAACCTTCCAG TGCCGCTCGAGTGGCGTGTGCATCTCATGGTTCTTTGTGTGCGACGGCCGCGCCGACTGCAATGACGCCTCCGACGAGGAGTGCACCCACAACGCCCGCCTCAACCAGACCTGCCCCACGGAATCCTTCCGCTGCCAGCGAAGCGGTCGCTGCATCTCGCGCGCTGCGCTGTGCGACGGACGACGACAGTGTCCACATGGCGAGGACGAGCTGGGCTGCGATGGCAGCGTGAAGGGCGGCAACGCCTGTCCGGAGCACACCTTCCGCTGCGGCAGCGGCGAGTGCCTGCCGGAGTACGAGTACTGCAACGCGATCGTGTCCTGCAAGGACGGCAGCGATGAGCCGCCGCATCTGTGTGGATCCCGCGCCCTCCCCAACCTCTTCATGCGCCTCATCGAGGCGGGCGGCCTGCTCGGCGGTGGTCGGCGGGAGGCGGACGCCTACTGCCCGCACCGCTGCAGCAACGGACTGTGCCGCTCCACGGCCATCGTCTGCTCCGGACGGGATGGCTGCGGCGATGGCACCGACGAACAAACCTGCGCCGTGTGCC GCTGTCCCGCCCCGACTGCTGCCAGCCTGCCCGCATTCTTGGCCCGGCAACGCCCCATGCCGCTGTGGTAG
- the LOC6604870 gene encoding serine protease 1, translating into MKVFLTILALAVASASAYESVVHPKDLPKVAKIEGRITNGYPAEEGKAPYTVGLGFSGGWWCGGSIISNEWVLTAEHCIGGDAVTVYFGATWRTNAQFTHWVGSGNFITHGSADIALIRIPHVDFWHMVNKVELPSYNDRYNDYNEWWAVACGWGGTYDGSPLPDYMQCADLQIIHNSECASYYGTGTVGDNIICVRVVDGKGTCGGDSGGPLVTHDGGKLVGVTNWVSGAGCQAGHPAGFQRVTYHLDWIRDHTGIAYY; encoded by the coding sequence ATGAAGGTGTTCCTAACTATTCTGGCTTTGGCCGTGGCCTCCGCCTCGGCGTACGAGAGCGTCGTGCACCCCAAGGATCTGCCCAAGGTGGCCAAGATCGAGGGTCGCATTACCAACGGCTACCCGGCGGAGGAGGGCAAGGCTCCCTACACCGTCGGTCTGGGTTTCAGCGGCGGCTGGTGGTGCGGTGGCTCCATCATCTCCAACGAGTGGGTCCTCACCGCCGAGCACTGCATCGGAGGTGATGCCGTGACTGTCTACTTCGGAGCCACCTGGCGCACCAACGCCCAGTTCACCCACTGGGTTGGAAGCGGCAACTTCATCACCCACGGATCCGCTGACATCGCCCTCATCCGCATCCCCCACGTGGACTTCTGGCACATGGTGAACAAGGTGGAGCTGCCCAGCTACAACGATCGCTACAACGACTACAACGAATGGTGGGCTGTTGCCTGCGGCTGGGGTGGCACCTACGACGGCAGCCCCCTGCCCGACTACATGCAGTGCGCCGATCTCCAGATCATCCACAACTCCGAGTGCGCCAGCTACTACGGAACCGGCACCGTCGGCGACAACATCATCTGCGTGCGCGTGGTCGATGGCAAGGGCACCTGCGGAGGCGACTCCGGCGGTCCTCTGGTCACCCATGACGGCGGCAAGCTTGTGGGAGTCACCAACTGGGTGTCGGGAGCCGGTTGCCAGGCTGGCCACCCCGCTGGCTTCCAGCGTGTGACCTACCACTTGGACTGGATCCGTGACCACACCGGCATTGCTTACTACTAA
- the LOC6604871 gene encoding serine protease 1, whose amino-acid sequence MKAFIAILALAVASASGATMPRSATEKLTPVHTKDMQGRITNGYPAEEGKAPYTVGLGFSGGWWCGGSIIAHDWVLTAEHCIGDADSVTVYFGATWRTNAQFTHWVGNGNFIKHTSADIALIRIPHVDFWHMVNKVELPSYNDRYNDYNEWWAVACGWGGTYDGSPLPDYMQCVDLQIIHNSECSGYYGSVGDNILCVRTPDGKSTCDGDSGGPLVTHDGTKLVGVTNFGSVAGCQSGAPAGFQRVTYHLDWIRDHTGIAYY is encoded by the coding sequence ATGAAAGCATTCATAGCTATCCTGGCTTTGGCTGTGGCCTCGGCCTCTGGCGCCACCATGCCCCGTTCGGCCACCGAGAAACTGACTCCAGTCCACACCAAGGACATGCAGGGTCGCATCACCAACGGCTATCCAGCGGAGGAGGGCAAGGCTCCCTACACCGTGGGTCTGGGCTTCAGCGGCGGCTGGTGGTGCGGTGGTTCGATCATCGCCCACGATTGGGTGCTCACCGCCGAGCACTGCATCGGAGATGCTGACTCCGTGACTGTCTACTTCGGAGCCACCTGGCGCACCAACGCCCAGTTCACCCACTGGGTTGGCAACGGCAACTTCATCAAGCACACATCCGCAGACATTGCCCTCATCCGTATCCCCCACGTGGACTTCTGGCACATGGTGAACAAGGTGGAGCTGCCCAGCTACAACGATCGCTACAACGACTACAACGAGTGGTGGGCTGTTGCCTGCGGCTGGGGTGGCACCTACGACGGCAGCCCCCTGCCCGACTACATGCAGTGCGTCGATCTCCAGATTATCCACAACTCCGAGTGCTCCGGATACTATGGAAGCGTGGGAGATAACATCCTCTGCGTCAGGACTCCCGACGGCAAGTCCACCTGCGATGGTGACTCCGGCGGCCCCCTGGTCACCCATGACGGTACCAAGCTTGTGGGAGTCACTAACTTTGGTTCCGTCGCCGGCTGCCAGTCGGGTGCTCCCGCTGGCTTCCAGCGGGTCACCTACCACCTGGACTGGATTCGCGACCATACCGGCATTGCTTACTACTAA